gccacaccaggTATTTCAAGTAATAATATTGTAATGCTCTCTTGCTCCCTTCAATGAACACAGACAGCATACCCACATATAAACCAGCTCCAACTGACATAACAAAAGTATCTCGCGgcttaaaacaaagtttttggtttttaaattaaacGTATTACTTATGTACAAAAAATAGCAGTGCTGCtgtacaatatatacaaacaaataaataataaagaaaacggGTAAGGCTGGCTAAAGTCGAATGCCAAGTGCTCTTCTGAGAATGATATGATTGGTCCAGGCTGCTGTTCCAGACTCTTCTGTACAGCCTCAATGCTTGTTTGTCACATGTCtacaatacacaaaaacaaacatggatTATTAAAAATTGGTTTCATATTTATATGGTTATTACCCTAAAAAATAGTACTGCAGtactataaaaacaataatgttgtgattttgcattttaaagcttATCTAGATTAGTTTAAAAGCGAGCCCAGACTTGGTGAAATCGAATTCTAAAAAGAGCCAAAAACTGCTTTGAAACAGATGAGTACACTGTTCCTTTAGAAGGCAGGAAAGAAATGtcagcactttttatttttaaatatctaacaAAACATATATCGTATCGAGCACTGAAGAACTATACAGCTaaggacaaaagttttgcatcacctggatgCAAAATGTATAAAGGGTGATGCAAGACTTTTGGCCGTAGCTTTATATGCTGTTGACGTCTGATTGGCGCTGTTTCTTGCACGTACCTTTTTGATGATTTGTCCCATCTGTCCTGACACCTGACAAAAATGACCTCTTGAGCAGGAGCAAATTCAGGGGAATCTTTAGAGCAGAAAACCATCCTAAGAAAAAAGACAACTACACGTCAGGAAAAGAAATCTACCTTGAGCCAGATTCGtaaagcatttaccactgtgaTAAGTTaacaccattaaaaataaataaaattaaaaaaaaaaacacatagggctagattctcaaaactaGTAAGTCCAAAATGTCAATAGCATGACAATACTGCACACAACCAGTAAAGTGATATTTAATGCTAAGGCTATGAGCAGTTTTCAGTTGTTTCAGAATagtaaacagtgttttttgtttgtttgttttttctccaatcagacaaaaataatgctaatgatgatttggactaaacagctttgagaatccagctcCCAATAACTTAGGTTAGGTTAAATAATTTGAGAGCTCCTGCATGGTGATATATGTCAGAATGACCCCCGTGTGTCTTCTCACAGCTGTGTTGTCTAACAATGAGACCTGTGTCTGTTTATTGCCCTCCACTGCAGCCTTTTCCACAGGTGCTGGGTTTCTATACTGTATGCACACCTtgacatgcatacattttttaaaaattaaaccttAAAAACCTACagccagttgcataaaacaccttCAATATCAAGTTCAAGTATAACACTTCAGGGTAACAAACTAGCAAAAAAGGCTGGCTATTGGCTGCACTTACTTCTTCTGGGACTCCCCAGCTTTGACCCGGATTTTATGGATCGCCAGGTCGGAGTTCGATGGGGTCTCGTCTGACCACCAGGATGACACCATTttgaggagagaggaggaggaccAGCTGGAGGAGGCCTCCCACCTGAACTGCATCATCAGCAGGTCCCCGATATCTACCTCTGTCACCAGCAGAAAGGAGTGGGTCTTGTTGGGAGAGAACTTGTGTCTGCTGCAAGAGAAAGAATCCTTTTTAGCACCGTCAGGCTCTGCTCTAGACAGCAATGCACTATCAAGTTGGCACCAGGTGTTTAGGAGGCTGGTAAATCCAGATTGCAGCTagcactgttatttttgtaaaaaacacCCCTGAAATGCAACAGTAGGGCTCTGTCGTATACAAAACCGAATGTAGTTTCTTGTTCGTGAAATGGGGTTAAACGCACTTACATGTTTAAATTCAGGTTCTCCGCGTCTCCCTTCGTTCCGTAGAGGGACACTGCAAGTGTGGGCTCGATCTCAGAGTCATTAAATTTGCTGGAGAAGTGAATCTTCAACTGATAGTggtagactgaaaaaaaaagtgataaaaagAGAAAGCATTACAAGGCGATCTGAGTCACAAAGCATAACCCTTAATTATTTAGCACCTCAATGGAATAAAGGCCAGGACTAGACTGAACTCTGGCCATACTATACTGTAAACAGCATACAGTTAACATGCATCAACAtgtatgtaacacacacacacacacgcgcgtgTTGATGTATATTATAATACCTCTGAACGGCATGGCAGCCCTGGTCCTGGTGTACATCCTGGCGCTCCTGCGGTTGCGCACCTGGTTCACGTTGTAGCCCACGTTGTTGCAACGGTTCTTGCTGCAGCTGAGGCAGAAGCCGTGGTCGAACATCTCTTTGCTGCTGCAGCGGTACGCCATGCTGGGCTGCTGCTCGTGAAGCAGGGAGTCGATGAACAGGTGGACGGAGCGCTCGTGCTCACACTTCACTGCCTCCGAGAAGCCTGCAGAGCACCAAACACACAGTGTAATCTTAACTGCCATGCATCAAACACGTAGTGTAATCTTAAATGCCATGCATCAAACACAGTTCACATCTTTACCGAACGTAAAAATGCATCGGTGTGATAATATAAAAGCTTGAATGGATTATTTGGAAAGAGTCAAATCGCATCATCTAATTCATGCAtctgtgttattttatatgtCTTCAATAGACATATCATTCACATCACGGATGGATAACACGTGTTACATTTTCATTACCTATAAAAGCAAATGTTTGGCTTGAATCCTgtgataaaaaaaactatttttcccCCCTTACAAGTCAGGCTTTTTTCAGAATATTTGCATCCATTTCTTGGGAGATTAAAGTGCTTAATCTAGTTATCATTTTGGATATGTTTTATAGAAACACCGCAGATCACAGATGCAAATCTTGCATCTCGGTGTTGAACAACAGGACATGCCTGACGTCTTCTACTCACCAAAGATGCCATGGCTGGCGATGTTCTCCAGGGCTCCTCTCAGGTTGCAGCCTGGCTGGAAGCTCCCTCCGTTGGGATAGATGTCTACGTGACCCACGGGCTGCTGGATGCCGATGCTCAGCCCCAGAGAGCCACGGGTGAAGGTGTGGAGCACGTCCACGAAATGTGCATCATCTGGGGACAAGCGGCCTTGAGCATGAGTCCCCTCGAACACAGGGCCCGCTGGGTCTAGACCTGGACAAACGAAACAAGACACAGGTTTCCAAGGCTGCAGGTGCatttgaattgatttattttacactgaaaacaaaagagTAATTCCTAGGTATTACAATAAACTGTCACTGTAAATTGTAATCTGTGCTTATATGTCTATTCAGCACTGATCTCCTCAATCCAGGCATGAACACGCTGCTTACCAGTTATTCTTCCAACTTTGTTGGAGGCGTGGCTTCCTGCAAACCCTGCCACATGTGCACCCAGACTGTAGCCAATAAGATGAACATTGGCAAGTGGAAAGTTTGCTTTCTCCTAAAAGAACAAAATTATCATTGCAAataataagtacaataaaaaaaaacacattatttggCATTCGagtaaattatctttttttttgtatgctgcACCCACCAGATGCTTGATCCTGGATATACATCAATTGCACAAGCCGAGgttaaaactataagaaaaaaaaaaaaatccactttgcTTTGAACAAACTACCCCCTACAATTTATAGTATGTGATACCAACCTCCATCCAATCTATGAAGCGGGCAATGTCCTGTCCCACCAGCTTGGTGTTCTCAGCAGCAACAGGGTAGTGCTGGTGGGCACGGTTCAGCCAGTCTACCACAATCACATTGGCATCGTGCTCCCGTTCGTACAGAGCAGCGACCAGCTTCGAAATCCAGCTTTCAAACATCCCACTAACCTGgtattgttaaagaaaataaaaccattgcAGCAAGCTATGGAACAGCTCCACCATCCTTAGGACAAAGCTTATTAGGAACAGAGTTGGTTAAAGGTTTCTGTTTGCTGGTCTAATTCTGTCATCCAATCTAAATTCACCAGAGTGATGATGTTTCTAAAGTGCTTTAGCAGCTGCAGTTTGTGGAAAATGTTTTCATGGAAGGGTTATGGAAATTGGCAAGGCCACCACTGCTGTCATACAGGGCAAGACAGCCACTGGGCTTGGGCTTCCGTCGTCAAGGTAACAAtatgaaagaaagaggagaactCTACTCAGAGAAGTGTACCATGTGAATCTACAGTCACACTtgtgtgtatatttatgtgtAACATTCAGGCTTGCAATCTGGATTGCATGATAAGATTTTAACTCCTTAGACTACTTTATATCTGCCCCCAAGGCTTGTATAAAACTATAAATTTAGACTGTGCAGTTCCACACAATGTTCTTTCTATGCAGCCACTGTTCAAGTTGATCTCTTCTGAATGCCGTTAGCAACACTGAAGGCTAGTCATAAATGTAAACTATACAGTTTTGCTTTCAGATTACAGCTTCTATTATGAAGACCTAGAGGAGGGAGTTGTTTGTCTTACCGTCCATCCATGGATAACCAGGAAGGTTTTGGAGGTGAGGTTGAAGTTGCAGGCGTTAAGTGCATCTGGATCGCTCGGGTTAATGTAACACACATCCTCCTCTGGAGCTGAAGGTCTGCGAAGGGAGAACTTGGTCAGGACAGAGTTAAAATCTTCATTGTAGGTATTCTTTCCTTCTAGGTGCAAGGagttatctgtaaaaaaaaaataaaaaataaaaaatacagttacaGAGGTTTAGCGGCAAATTACAGGTAAAAACCAAGGTGATGTAACCACTCCATCTGGCACTACCCCCAACCCACATCCCAATAATCAGCATTAAATTCTTATTCTGATATAACACTCAGTCTATCATTTCttcttttaatcaaaacttttttaaagcattaaaaaataagcaaGATAGAATTCTAgctatatgttttattaaagtgtttgcatatggtgttttttatttagttttagttcGACCAGCGTTGTAAAGTCTCAGTACCTTGCACGCACATTTGCAGAGTTGCGAAGCTGAACTTGACAATGCGCGCTGCGGCTTTAAGGACGCGTGAGTCGGTATAGAAACCCCACGAAACTGTGCCATGTAAATACAGAGGCGGTTGGGTTACTAGAGTTCATTTGGTAAAGCTCCATTTGTTGTAGGCTTTTCAAGATAGATGTGCATGTGAGGGCATAAATGCGGCCCCGAGATTTCTCCTCCAccttgaatgaatgaatgactggATGGATGAATGGTTGGAGCGGACTGGAACTGCATTCCTAGTTGTTCATAACGTCATCACTTATGTATTAATAAATGAGGACCGGGGTCAGCTGGCTGCTTATGAAAAGTGAGACGGAGCTCTTTCAATAAACTTTGTTCTGGTACCATTGCCCATGCAAGGAATTCGATTGCAGATTCAGTCCTACGCTGTACATTGGTGCGATGTTTGGTTATAGATGAGCTGAAAATCACATCAAgactggggagggggagggggaggttaaaaaaacaatcctcTCAAATCCCAACCCATGCATTTGCATAGCTTGACCTTGTGGTAACTAATACAACTGAGTACACAGCGGCGGTCGGTGTTAGGGTATTAGCGTTACCATAGCACAGGCGACCTGCATTGGcattcaaaatattattattattattattattattattattattattattattattattattattattattaataataataataataataataataataataataataataatgacgatGATGATTATGCTGAATTgctgtaattttattaaaatgccatGCTTGCTAATATAACTTCGACTACGCCTTTGTCGTTTTTTTGGAATTCAGGTGTATTATTACAGTCCTGGGCGTGTATTGTAAGAAGGATCTCAGTCACcttagtaaaaaacaaaataacgaCTTTGCCACAAATATGATAGGCACGTCATCTGACATATAAAACCTTGCCCAGTGTGTTAGGAATATTTCACAATTTACCAGTACGGGTAACAATACAGCTAGCCGCCTAATGCGCACGGATAGATACgcgtttaatacaaaataaaccctgTGAACTGCCGCAcactacagtaaaaacatttctttatttgccTTTCTGTCAATCGGCTTAAAAACGTACAAAATAAAGTTACAAACTGCCACCCTTGGTGGAAAGGTAGAAGAATAACAAGTAACAAAGTAAATTAAATGCTactgttgaaaacaaaatgtatcccacagttaaaataaacaaccaaaataGAACCAATTAATATGAAACCAAATTACTCACCAGCAGCTGAAGAACGAGGGTTGCCTTTTTCAACAGTGTTCGCTGGCAACGCAGCGGCGCTCAACACAAGCAAGAATAGACATAAAGAAACTTCACTTTTCATGTCTCTTTATAAGTATGAGAGACTTAGTGAGGCTTGCCGAAATACTGTGTTTACTGACTTGCGTTTTACCACAAAAGCTTACAGTAGCACTCAAATAATATCTcacaataatacttttttttttctgccctctGCGTGTGGGAAACTTCGGTAGAAACTGAAGGAACTCATATCTGCTCTCGTCTTTAAATAGCACCTCTCCCGAGCTCCACAAGTCTTTACAAGCATCCCATTGGCCGCAGTGATCGAGCGGGGAGGGTAGGTACGATCGAGACAGCAGTACAAGCAGCGCACAGTTCCGCAGGTGGTTATTATGCTCCGTTCACacttttaaatacaattcaaatgcaTGTAAACTAATTGGAAAGAGCAAAATATTGCATAACTACAAACTGCAAGATGCactatcataaaaaaacaaacatgcatctGAAATCCTCACAGGTTGTGACAGGTGACAGGTTCGACCGGTAggacctggtgtgtgtgtgtgtgtgtgtgtgtgtgtgtgtgtgtgtgtgtgtgtgtgtgtgtgtattattatggAACCGAATAGATTggagattaataataataataataataataataataatatacggTATACTACGAAAACAGTGTGGTGCTATTTGTTATTAGAAATAATATAtggaccgttttttttttttttttttaaaaacatgtctttgtACTTTTTTGATATCCATCCTGTTATGGCACCAGGGTTTTCATGCAGAGTCATGTATTCTGCCTGTGGACCTGGTTCTGCCTTGTTATTGGTCAGCTATTATTACATCATACACCTCCTGCTCAAATCACGCCGCGCCATTCTGCTGGTGGCTGTTAAAGACGTTTTTTATTTAAGGGATGCAGTTCATTTCTTCACTGTGTAGTTAATACACGAGAACACTATATCTGTTATGTAATATCGAGGCAATGCCTGCTTGTATTCTTTTACTGATCAGGGTGTACCAtgattattgttgttgtggaaAGAAGGTGACAAGCAGGTGGAAGCATTTGAATAGTGGAAAACATGATTCCCGGACAACCTGTAAGTGTTATTGCATTAGCAGGTCTATTATGAGCATTGTGTGTCTCTAGGAAGAGTTACAGCACCAAGACAGCATTAAAAACAGCTGGATGCTGCCTTTTCACAGGACTATGCAACAGCTGGACAGCCATTAAGTctgttaaaagtgttttttttttattttttttttcataacagtaCTGCAAAGTGGCCAACTGGCATTGTAAATAAACCTGTTTATGTAGCACAGATTAAATTTACCCACATAGCAATCCCAATGGAGGATTGCTACTCTCAAAGGAGTGTTATCAaagtaggtatatatatatatatatatatatatattatatatatatatatatatatatatatatatatatatatatatatatatatatatttgtattatcacTGATCCCTCCTTTAATTCtgctgaagatcttttggttaATTCATGCTTTGCATGCATCTTGAAAACATTGTTCTAGGTGAAAAAGTGCTGTGGCTACCTGGCATCTAAGCAAGTTATTTACATTGAAGGTACCAGATTGCAGCATTGGACTTGAAGCACTTGCATATCCTTagttacatagaaaaaaaaaaagaataactaatTGATTCACAGTGCAATAAAAGTGGGAGCAgttattaaaactaataaataaaacagaggttagcactcctttaatcaTGAGATCCTATTAACATAAAGCAGCTACAAAACAATTATTACAACTATCCACTGCAGGGACTGTGCAGGAATATTGCCTCACATGCTGCAGTATTGGAATGTGTGCTGCACCCTCCGAGTTCACTTGGCTCAGGCGTTAGGGCTTGCATTGTCATTGTATGAAAGAAAGTTCTGGAAAACATCACTTGGCaagaataacaacaaaaaataaagttttactgCGGCTAATTTTAACATCAGTAAgataagcaaacaaaaaataaattccattCCAAGTTTACTGGAAGTAATTACAGCTCCTGATTGGTGCTGTTAGTTTTGAACTCGTTCAACTTTCTTTTGGCTGCGTCTGTTTagaacatcaataaataaataaataaataaatcgtatTTAACCAACAGACACACATTCCTCATCTGGAAACAAGTGATTGCTGCTCCGTGTGATCGTTCATGTGATCGAGGACGTCAGTCAAGGTTACGTTTGTGTCTGGGCAAGTGCTGATGTTGAACAGACATGAAAAGAAAATGATCGCTTCAcagataattatttattaacCCTATGCTACAGAGGTGTCCTGTGAAAATGCATCTGATTTTCAAACTTCCTAAATTATTTAACCAatgtgacttacaggtgttacagggcagtaacaATAATCAATATtcctatataaatacagtatagtttacagtaagtgcaataatgcTAATAGAATACAGTATGAAATAGGACGCAACAAATTAGGAtcacaacaagttatatctacagtaaTGCAATAATACATTAGCTGAGGATCAGGTGTAAGCGTGAGCATTCATGAAGTGTTAGCATTGCTGGCGTTTCTATATAGGGTTAAGAGAAAACCCTTTGTCCGTGATTGCAAACAGcaatactttacttttttttggtAGCGATTCACTTTGAAGGAGAGCCAAGAGAGGATGAGTTGGAGTCAGAGTCTGAGAGTTGGAGTGCATTGCATAGAAAAATTGGAATAAAGCGAGGGCTGTCGATTGACGGTAGTTCGTATTGGGGAAGGTTTACCAGAACAATGGTCAGCTTCATGCACTGTAACCAGCAGTGGGACGTTTTCTTTGAAGTTCTCTAAGTATACAGCGAATGGAAAGTCCTCTGTGTGCTTGTTTACTGTAGCATGAAGAACAGGCACTTCACAGCACATGGAACTTCATCACGTGCCTCCTTTCCAAGAAGTGGCTGTAAGTATGCTCCTTTACATCAGATAACAAGTAAGCCTTTGCTATTATGTTGCAAGAAATCTCATAGAAATTACCCTAATAAAACTTAATAAAGCTTAATAACCATGATCCGATACCATATCATTCTTGCAGATTTGCAAACGATTGCATAGTAAAACAttgtgaaaaaccaaaaaaaaaacaatttttttggcacaactttattttgtaaacagCTCCAATAAATGCAATTTGAGTAGAACATCAAAGCCAGCGGATACATTCACAGAAGAGTCATACTGccagttgctgtttttgttatacagattacacaattgcaaaaaaataataatctacagGACTGATTGCAACACGATGGAACAGTCAAGACTCCTCCGCTCTCCCACAAGAGTTGCCCAAACGCTTCTGCAGAGTAAGTACTGTATTGTCACAAAACAATGCTTCACAATCAGTTAACTTCCATACAGCAGAATAAATAATTGTTTAGAACTGCAAACCTGTACACAGACCAAGCAACATGAGTTACTGCCGCAACACCCATTAGTGTGCAGTGAACAACTTTCACAAATATAACATtggaaagaaattatatataCTGCAGAACACAGTCTCCTTCTGGGTGTCTACCATGGATAACCCTTTGCAAATTGCTTCTTTATTGAAGACAGTTCTTTCTATGTAGCAAACAGACAAGATTAGGAAGACTGCAGCATACTATACACAGGTGATCACATTCACGTACTTTTAGCAAACCGACAAGAGTCTACTGCTAGACGTCTTCAAACCTAGCCAACATAATGGAAGTTACTGTAATCTGGTTTCAAGAACATGCCACTCCATccaaacaaaatacagaacaagCTTAAACACCTATTATTCAACTTCAGCACAGGCATACACAAGTTCATCTCGTGAACCCGTCTGGTTCTAAAATTGGATTTATATTGTGCAATTTGTGCCAAAGTGCTTCTGTCAACACCCAACTCTAGTGTGCATTATTGCAAGTCTTTATTACAGTATCATGTGTATAAAGTTATTAAAACACcattacaaacatgttttttttttttgcggcttTTTATGCAACAGCCTAAACTTTAAGGCATGCAGCATTTCCCTTCTTTCTTCACGCCAGGTTTTGCTCTGGTCAGCACATGTTAGATCACTCTGTGACTATTTTGACACTTTGTGCCTTAATGAGTGGCTTGAGGAAAAgcatacagaaatgttttttttttttaaaagccaagcACTACAGCTCTGGAAAATATAGATGGGCTTGGGAGAACTAGCAAATATATACAGTCTattacacaaatatatacattacataacTTCATTTCCAAGTCTCTTTGAGGTGATAGCTTAAGTTCCCTTTTTTACATTATTTGACTCTTGGTAAAGCCTGGTATGTTAAACATATAATCTTTGGGAGAAAGAGGATTTTTAAGTTAATCAAACTGGATTGGAGAGATTGTTTTCAATATATGATCTCCATGTAAAAGACACACACCAGACAGGAAGTCTCAAATTACAGAGAACAATTTTTAAAGCTATAAATTTGAGCCCTCTGATCCCACAGGACAAACTTGTCTCGTGTTGAAGCCAGagtattttgcaaaaaaaaaaaaaaactctttagtGGATTAATTTACAGACTTtgtctgtatattaaaaaaataataataaagtctgtGCATGCGTGTTTCAGTGAGTAACAGGGTTTAGGGTTTAATAGATTGCTTTGTGAAAGTTACAATTACTTGGTTAAAAACCATCTCAGCTCCATGCCCTATGAAATATATGCGCATATTTAAAATCCAACTCAATCCAGTTTAAAATAGGAGACcaatttaatttcagtttttacaCAGAAGAGGAAATCAATAAGCAGATATCAAGAGCTCCAGTAAAAGGTAAAGAACATTGGTGACAAGTGCTAAATATGACCCAGTCCCCCTCATTACATTACTGTAAAGCGAACTAAAATGTATTGA
This Polyodon spathula isolate WHYD16114869_AA chromosome 27, ASM1765450v1, whole genome shotgun sequence DNA region includes the following protein-coding sequences:
- the LOC121301562 gene encoding lipoprotein lipase-like isoform X1, which produces MKSEVSLCLFLLVLSAAALPANTVEKGNPRSSAADNSLHLEGKNTYNEDFNSVLTKFSLRRPSAPEEDVCYINPSDPDALNACNFNLTSKTFLVIHGWTVSGMFESWISKLVAALYEREHDANVIVVDWLNRAHQHYPVAAENTKLVGQDIARFIDWMEEKANFPLANVHLIGYSLGAHVAGFAGSHASNKVGRITGLDPAGPVFEGTHAQGRLSPDDAHFVDVLHTFTRGSLGLSIGIQQPVGHVDIYPNGGSFQPGCNLRGALENIASHGIFGFSEAVKCEHERSVHLFIDSLLHEQQPSMAYRCSSKEMFDHGFCLSCSKNRCNNVGYNVNQVRNRRSARMYTRTRAAMPFRVYHYQLKIHFSSKFNDSEIEPTLAVSLYGTKGDAENLNLNIRHKFSPNKTHSFLLVTEVDIGDLLMMQFRWEASSSWSSSSLLKMVSSWWSDETPSNSDLAIHKIRVKAGESQKKMVFCSKDSPEFAPAQEVIFVRCQDRWDKSSKRHVTNKH
- the LOC121301562 gene encoding lipoprotein lipase-like isoform X2, producing MKSEVSLCLFLLVLSAAALPANTVEKGNPRSSAADNSLHLEGKNTYNEDFNSVLTKFSLRRPSAPEEDVCYINPSDPDALNACNFNLTSKTFLVIHGWTVSGMFESWISKLVAALYEREHDANVIVVDWLNRAHQHYPVAAENTKLVGQDIARFIDWMEEKANFPLANVHLIGYSLGAHVAGFAGSHASNKVGRITGLDPAGPVFEGTHAQGRLSPDDAHFVDVLHTFTRGSLGLSIGIQQPVGHVDIYPNGGSFQPGCNLRGALENIASHGIFGFSEAVKCEHERSVHLFIDSLLHEQQPSMAYRCSSKEMFDHGFCLSCSKNRCNNVGYNVNQVRNRRSARMYTRTRAAMPFRVYHYQLKIHFSSKFNDSEIEPTLAVSLYGTKGDAENLNLNIHKFSPNKTHSFLLVTEVDIGDLLMMQFRWEASSSWSSSSLLKMVSSWWSDETPSNSDLAIHKIRVKAGESQKKMVFCSKDSPEFAPAQEVIFVRCQDRWDKSSKRHVTNKH